A genome region from Anastrepha ludens isolate Willacy chromosome 3, idAnaLude1.1, whole genome shotgun sequence includes the following:
- the LOC128858390 gene encoding uncharacterized protein LOC128858390 isoform X1, translating to MKLEILVLLVLCSCFLLLTQKTLGQEVDLTAGDYGENTTPTNAGEEDTSDIQENQATYTTLSEEDKLGPTESSGDNITSFEILTVPKEVIEPEVQLLVGTPTEIEYLVTNNQEDPTATLDREISKSEYFPNKVEEDIATKKNIATINVRTSQQNSVQFQNIDDAGISQVKNLMAEEVIKLVKTLEMEDTTINAVEVTEATTEELTTMETPVSISNEIASTRMAETNSERIVTDEPWKEIISETETSATTTLCHTPGTFADENDCRSYFICSATVTNQLQKTQKICPFGQAFDKTRLLCSRDLSPCADVFDCPKDGTFADPTNNSTYYWCATSLLNAGYHIYHVKCGTNQIYTHELGKCFINMSHLEDLTQNYELYMSKSPDEQCVHEEVSILRTEEKVKLKELKLREKIKRKYEKELMKKAAKDAKELAKLQGISLEAEMIFNCTQAGKFAAMSESFFDYFVCLSKKGKYKAVGMKCVDGQTFSAAKGSCTLQSSD from the exons ATGAAACTAGAAATATTGGTGTTGCTTGTGTTATGCAGCTGCTTTTTG CTTCTAACACAGAAAACACTTGGACAAGAAGTAGATTTGACAGCCGGCGATTATGGAGAAAACACAACCCCAACTAATGCTGGCGAAGAGGATACTAGTG ATATACAAGAAAATCAAGCAACATACACAACACTCAGCGAAGAGGACAAGTTGGGTCCCACTGAAAGTAGCGGCGATAACATCACTAGCTTCGAAATACTGACAGTGCCAAAAGAAGTCATCGAGCCTGAAGTTCAATTATTAGTTGGGACACCAACAGAAATTGAGTACCTTGTAACTAACAACCAGGAAGATCCTACAGCTACCTTGGATAGAGAAATTTCGAAATCAGAATATTTTCCCAACAAAGTTGAGGAGGACATAGCaactaagaaaaatattgcgacaATAAATGTAAGAACATCGCAGCAAAATTCAGTTCAGTTTCAGAACATAGACGATGCTGGAATTTCGCAGGTCAAAAACTTAATGGCTGAAGAGGTAATCAAACTCGTTAAAACGCTTGAGATGGAAGATACAACTATAAATGCAGTAGAAGTGACTGAAGCCACTACTGAAGAGCTTACGACAATGGAAACTCCAGTTTCTATCTCAAATGAAATTGCTAGTACGAGAATGGCTGAGACAAACAGTGAGCGCATCGTAACAGACGAACCGTGGAAAGAAATTATTTCTGAAACCGAAACAAGCGCAACAACAACTTTATGCCATACACCTGGAACTTTTGCGGACGAAAATGACTGccgttcatattttatttgctcAGCAACTGTGACAAATCAACTtcaaaagacgcaaaaaatttgTCCTTTTGGACAAGCTTTCGATAAGACGCGTTTGCTTTGCTCCCGTGACCTTTCGCCATGCGCTGATGTTTTCGATTGCCCAAAGGACGGTACATTTGCCGATCCAACTAATAACTCAACCTATTATTGGTGTGCGACATCTCTTTTGAATGCTGGATATCACATCTATCATGTGAAATGTGGCACTAACCAGATCTATACCCATGAGTTGGGTAAATGTTTCATTAATATGTCACATTTAGAGGATTTGACACAGAACTATGAATTGTATATGAGTAAATCACCAGATGAGCAGTGCGTACACGAAGAGGTAAGCATTTTGCGAACCGAGGAAAAAGTGAAACTCAAAGAGTTGAAGCTGCGTGAgaaaataaagcgaaaatacgaaaaagagTTGATGAAGAAAGCCGCAAAAGACGCAAAGGAGCTGGCTAAATTGCAAGGCATATCACTAGAAGccgaaatgatttttaattgcaCTCAGGCAGGAAAGTTTGCTGCAATGTCCGAAAGCTTTTTTGACTATTTCGTATGTTTGAGCaagaaaggaaaatataaagCTGTTGGCATGAAATGCGTCGACGGACAAACTTTTTCAGCCGCTAAAGGTTCTTGCACGCTGCAGAGTAGCGACTAA
- the LOC128857589 gene encoding mucin-2, translated as MKSAIFGLLLAFAVADARRLVNPCTQAGVFAATDNEKSFYDCHLNEDGSFSIKYLTCATGHVFDSSVGYCMPETTFQIEVRADLRAGDDVENVTISSTTTTTGDIAKPTVPTSSAGSSSATDESTTADATTTEKIDPNEETETTEKTSSTEDPETTEETTEATTTEETASTEDPETTEKTTAATTTEGTSSTENSETTETTEKTTEATTTEGTSSTENSETTETTEKTTEATTTEGTSSTENSETTETIEKTTEATTTEGTSSTENSETTETTEKTTVATTTEGTSSTENSETTETTEKTTEATTTEEASSTEDSETTEKPTEPTTTEKTSSTEDPETTETTEKTTEATTTEETSSTEGSETTEKPTEPTTTEKTSSTEDPETTETTEKTTEATTTEKTSSTEDPETTEKTSSTDTTDSTEPETTTLPPFDCPDVGFFPQSGSCDKFAYCADIDGEVKYYLLSCPTGQQFDYNNSYCDASFDCSA; from the coding sequence atgaaaTCAGCTATCTTTGGATTACTTTTGGCATTTGCTGTCGCCGATGCGAGACGTTTGGTGAATCCTTGCACGCAAGCTGGAGTTTTCGCGGCTACTGATAATGAGAAAAGCTTTTATGATTGCCACCTCAACGAAGACGGTAGTTTTAGCATTAAATATTTGACTTGTGCCACTGGACATGTTTTTGATAGCAGTGTCGGGTATTGTATGCCAGAAACCACTTTCCAAATTGAAGTACGAGCAGATTTGAGAGCCGGTGATGATGTTGAAAACGTTACAATTTCctcaacaacaacgacaacaggTGATATCGCAAAACCTACCGTTCCCACTAGTAGCGCTGGTAGTAGCTCGGCAACAGATGAGAGTACCACAGCAGATGCTACAACTACTGAAAAAATAGATCCAAATGAAGAAACTGAAACCACTGAAAAAACATCATCAACTGAAGACCCTGAAACTACTGAGGAAACAACTGAAGCTACAACCACTGAAGAAACAGCGTCAACTGAAGATCCTGAAACTACTGAAAAAACAACTGCAGCTACAACCACTGAAGGAACATCATCAACCGAAAATTCTGAAACTACTGAGACTACTGAGAAAACAACTGAAGCTACAACCACTGAAGGAACATCATCAACCGAAAATTCTGAAACTACTGAGACTACTGAGAAAACAACTGAAGCTACAACCACTGAAGGAACATCATCAACCGAAAATTCTGAAACTACTGAGACTATTGAGAAAACAACTGAAGCTACAACCACTGAAGGAACATCATCAACCGAAAATTCTGAAACTACTGAGACTACTGAGAAAACAACTGTAGCTACAACCACTGAAGGAACATCATCAACCGAAAATTCTGAAACTACTGAGACTACTGAGAAAACAACTGAAGCTACAACCACTGAAGAAGCATCTTCAACCGAAGATTCTGAAACTACCGAGAAACCAACTGAGCCTACAACCACTGAAAAAACATCATCAACTGAAGATCCTGAAACTACCGAGACTACTGAGAAAACAACTGAAGCTACAACCACTGAAGAAACATCTTCAACCGAAGGTTCTGAAACTACTGAGAAACCAACTGAGCCTACAACCACTGAAAAAACATCATCAACTGAAGATCCTGAAACTACTGAGACTACTGAGAAAACAACTGAAGCTACAACCACTGAAAAAACATCTTCAACCGAAGATCCTGAAACAACTGAGAAAACATCATCAACTGACACCACAGATTCCACTGAACCAGAAACTACTACCTTACCGCCATTTGATTGCCCTGATGTGGGTTTCTTCCCCCAGTCTGGTTCTTGCGACAAGTTCGCTTATTGTGCCGACATTGATGGTGAAGTAAAATACTATTTGCTAAGCTGCCCCACGGGTCAACAATTTGACTATAACAACTCATATTGTGATGCCAGTTTTGATTGCTCTGCGTAG
- the LOC128858388 gene encoding serine-rich adhesin for platelets-like — translation MKLILLGLLAAIAVTEGQIAKNTCKQAGYFAFVDNMPAFYGCYLNEDGSFTIKYLTCSSGYVFNQEAGSCVLKNAEVSSSTTAQPVESTTTSTTVTTKAPGTTKNPETTGEPKTSTSEKPSTSEESTTREEPSTSVEPNTSEKPTTTEESSSTAESSTSEEPSTTKEPTTTEEPSSTAESSTSEEPSTSKEPTTTEESSTSEEPTTRREPTTSEEPNTSEEPSTTKEPTTTEEPSSTAEPSTSVEPNTSEKPTTTEESSSTAEPSTSEEPSTTKEPTTTEEPSSTAEPSTSVKPSTSEEPTTTEESSTSEEPTTRSEPTTSEEPSTSEEPTTTGEPSTSDEPITSEESSTNEELSTSEEPNTTGETSTSEKPTTTEEPSTSDESTTNEEPSTTNESTTSEEPTTTEEPSTSDESTTNEEPSTSDESTTSEEPTTTEEPSTSDESTTSEEPSTSDESTTSEESSTSEEPSTSEKPTTTEEPSTSDESTTNEEPSTSDESTTSEEPTTTEEPSTSDESTTNEEPSTSDESTTSEEPTTTEETSTSDESTTNEEPSTSDESTTSEEPTTTEETSTSDESTTNKEPSTSDESTTSEEPRTSEEPTTTEEPSTSDESTTSEEPSTSDESTTSEEPTTTEGPSTSDESTTSEERSTSDESTTSEESSTSEEPSTSEKPTTTEEPNTSDESTTNEEPSTSDESTTSEEPTTTEETSTSGESTTTEEPSTSDESTTSEEPTTTEETSTSDESTTSEEPSTSDESTTSEEPTTTEEPSTSDESTTTEEPSTSDESTTSEEPTTTEEPSTSDESTTNEEPSTSDESTTSAEPTTTEETSTSDESTTTEEPSTSDESTTSEEPTTTEEPSTSDESTTNEEPSTSDESTTSAEPTTTEGPSTSDESTTSEEPSTSDESTTSEEPTTTEEPSTSDESTTNEEPSTSDESTTSEEPTTTEETSTSDESTTNKEPSTSDESTTSEEPTTTEEPSTSDESTTSEEPSTSDESTTSEEPTTTEEPSTSDESTTNEEPSTSDESTTSAEPTTTEETSTSDESTTNEEPSTSDESTTSEEPTTTEETSTSDESTTTEEPSTSDESTTSEEPTTTEEPSTSDESTTTEEPSTSDESTTSEEPTTTEEPSTSDESTTNEEPSTSDESTTSEEPTTTEETSTSDESTTNEEPSTSDESTTSEEPTTTEETSTSDESTTNEEPSTSDESTTSEEPTTTEETSTSDESTTTEEPSTSDESTTSEEPTTTEEPSTSDESATSEEPSTSDESTTSEESSTSEEPSTSEKPTTTEEPSTSDESTTSAEPSTSDESTTSEESSTSEEPSTSEKPTTTEWPSSSEEPRTSEESAITEEPSTSQAPKTSEEPSTTDESSTSQELSTTEEPRTTEKSPPSDAPSTTVEPITTNDPATSEKSTHSENPVTPEKPATTEKLSTTAKSDTSITPTTPTPRPSFECPYEGFFPRPNACKKFSYCTMYRGQLRQFDLKCPRGQKFNKENLYCDPESHCIENDYSSEEEHRKSFECRVEGTYPHQYDCTKYYTCKWSRQHRAFMQTPSVCPSGKVYLLETRACGRESFLTCLHRPIGSKHHNYEESEHF, via the coding sequence ATGAAATTAATTCTTCTGGGATTGCTTGCGGCAATAGCCGTAACTGAAGGTCAGATCGCAAAGAATACATGCAAGCAAGCCGGTTACTTTGCATTCGTTGATAATATGCCAGCCTTTTATGGCTGCTATCTCAATGAAGATGGTAGTTTCACCATTAAATATCTGACATGTTCAAGTGGATACGTTTTCAACCAAGAAGCCGGTTCTTGTGTGCTGAAAAATGCCGAAGTTTCCTCAAGTACAACTGCACAGCCCGTTGAAAGTACTACTACTTCAACTACAGTGACCACCAAAGCGCCTGGAACTACTAAAAATCCAGAAACCACAGGAGAACCTAAAACTAGTACCAGTGAAAAACCAAGCACCAGCGAAGAATCTACTACCCGTGAAGAACCTAGTACCAGTGTAGAACCCAACACAAGTGAAAAACCAACTACAACTGAGGAGTCTAGTAGCACTGCGGAATCTAGTACCAGTGAAGAGCCAAGCACTACCAAAGAACCTACTACAACTGAGGAGCCTAGTAGCACTGCGGAATCTAGTACCAGTGAAGAACCCAGCACTAGTAAAGAACCCACCACAACTGAGGAGTCTAGTACCAGCGAAGAGCCTACCACCAGGAGGGAGCCTACTACAAGTGAGGAACCTAATACCAGTGAAGAGCCAAGCACTACCAAAGAACCTACTACAACTGAGGAACCTAGTAGCACTGCGGAACCTAGTACCAGTGTAGAACCCAACACTAGTGAAAAACCTACTACAACTGAGGAGTCTAGTAGCACTGCGGAACCTAGTACCAGTGAAGAGCCAAGCACTACCAAAGAACCTACTACAACTGAGGAACCTAGTAGCACTGCGGAACCTAGTACCAGTGTAAAACCTAGCACTAGTGAAGAACCTACTACAACTGAGGAGTCTAGTACCAGCGAAGAGCCTACCACCAGAAGTGAGCCTACTACAAGTGAAGAACCCAGCACTAGCGAAGAACCAACTACCACTGGAGAACCAAGTACCAGCGATGAACCTATAACCAGTGAGGAATCCAGTACTAATGAAGAACTAAGCACCAGCGAAGAACCTAATACAACTGGGGAGACTAGTACCAGTGAAAAACCAACTACCACTGAAGAACCAAGTACCAGTGATGAATCTACTACAAATGAAGAGCCTAGTACCACCAATGAATCTACAACCAGTGAAGAACCAACTACAACTGAGGAGCCTAGTACCAGTGATGAATCTACTACAAATGAAGAGCCTAGTACCAGCGATGAATCTACAACCAGTGAAGAACCAACTACCACTGAAGAACCAAGTACCAGTGATGAATCTACTACAAGTGAAGAGCCTAGTACCAGCGATGAATCTACAACCAGTGAGGAATCCAGTACCAGTGAAGAACCAAGCACTAGCGAAAAACCTACTACAACTGAGGAGCCTAGTACCAGTGATGAATCTACTACAAATGAAGAGCCTAGTACCAGCGATGAATCCACAACCAGTGAAGAACCAACTACCACTGAAGAACCAAGTACCAGTGATGAATCTACTACAAATGAAGAGCCTAGTACTAGCGATGAATCCACAACTAGTGAAGAACCAACTACCACTGAAGAAACAAGTACCAGTGATGAATCTACTACAAATGAAGAGCCTAGTACCAGCGATGAATCTACAACCAGTGAAGAACCAACTACCACTGAAGAAACAAGTACCAGTGATGAATCTACTACAAATAAAGAGCCTAGTACTAGCGATGAATCCACAACCAGTGAAGAACCCAGAACCAGTGAAGAACCAACAACCACTGAAGAACCAAGTACCAGTGATGAATCTACTACAAGTGAAGAGCCTAGTACCAGCGATGAATCTACAACCAGTGAAGAACCAACTACCACTGAAGGACCAAGTACCAGTGATGAATCTACTACAAGTGAAGAGCGTAGTACCAGCGATGAATCTACAACCAGTGAGGAATCCAGTACCAGTGAAGAACCAAGCACTAGCGAAAAACCTACTACAACTGAGGAGCCTAATACCAGTGATGAATCTACTACAAATGAAGAGCCTAGTACCAGCGATGAATCTACAACCAGTGAAGAACCAACTACCACTGAAGAAACAAGTACCAGTGGTGAATCTACTACAACTGAAGAGCCTAGTACTAGCGATGAATCCACAACCAGTGAAGAACCAACTACCACTGAAGAAACAAGTACCAGTGATGAATCTACTACAAGTGAAGAGCCTAGTACCAGCGATGAATCTACAACCAGTGAAGAACCAACTACCACTGAAGAACCAAGTACCAGTGATGAATCTACTACAACTGAAGAGCCTAGTACTAGCGATGAATCCACAACCAGTGAAGAACCAACTACCACTGAAGAACCAAGTACCAGTGATGAATCTACAACAAATGAAGAGCCTAGTACTAGCGATGAATCCACAACTAGTGCAGAACCAACTACCACTGAAGAAACAAGTACCAGTGATGAATCTACTACAACTGAAGAGCCTAGTACTAGCGATGAATCCACAACCAGTGAAGAACCAACTACCACTGAAGAACCAAGTACCAGCGATGAATCTACAACAAATGAAGAGCCTAGTACTAGCGATGAATCCACAACCAGTGCAGAACCAACTACCACTGAAGGACCAAGTACCAGTGATGAATCTACTACAAGTGAAGAGCCTAGTACCAGCGATGAATCTACAACCAGTGAAGAACCAACTACCACTGAAGAACCAAGTACCAGTGATGAATCTACTACAAATGAAGAGCCTAGTACCAGCGATGAATCTACAACCAGTGAAGAACCAACTACCACTGAAGAAACAAGTACCAGTGATGAATCTACTACAAATAAAGAGCCTAGTACTAGCGATGAATCCACAACCAGTGAAGAACCAACAACCACTGAAGAACCAAGTACCAGTGATGAATCTACTACAAGTGAAGAGCCTAGTACCAGCGATGAATCTACAACCAGTGAAGAACCAACTACCACTGAAGAACCAAGTACCAGTGATGAATCTACAACAAATGAAGAGCCTAGTACTAGCGATGAGTCCACAACCAGTGCAGAACCAACTACCACTGAAGAAACAAGTACCAGTGATGAATCTACTACAAATGAAGAGCCTAGTACCAGCGATGAATCTACAACCAGTGAAGAACCAACTACCACTGAAGAAACAAGTACCAGTGATGAATCTACTACAACTGAAGAGCCTAGTACTAGCGATGAATCCACAACCAGTGAAGAACCAACTACCACTGAAGAACCAAGTACCAGTGATGAATCTACTACAACTGAAGAGCCTAGTACCAGCGATGAATCTACAACCAGTGAAGAACCAACTACCACTGAAGAACCAAGTACCAGTGATGAATCTACAACAAATGAAGAGCCTAGTACTAGCGATGAATCCACAACCAGTGAAGAACCAACTACCACTGAAGAAACAAGTACCAGTGATGAATCTACTACAAATGAAGAGCCTAGTACCAGCGATGAATCTACAACCAGTGAAGAACCAACTACCACTGAAGAAACAAGTACCAGTGATGAATCTACTACAAATGAAGAGCCTAGTACCAGCGATGAATCTACAACCAGTGAAGAACCAACTACCACTGAAGAAACAAGTACCAGTGATGAATCTACTACAACTGAAGAGCCTAGTACTAGTGATGAATCCACAACCAGTGAAGAACCAACTACCACTGAAGAACCAAGTACCAGTGATGAATCTGCTACAAGTGAAGAGCCTAGTACCAGCGATGAATCTACAACCAGTGAGGAATCCAGTACTAGTGAAGAACCAAGCACTAGCGAAAAACCTACTACAACTGAGGAGCCTAGTACCAGTGATGAATCTACTACAAGTGCAGAGCCTAGTACCAGCGATGAATCTACAACCAGTGAGGAATCCAGTACTAGTGAAGAACCAAGCACTAGCGAAAAACCTACTACAACTGAGTGGCCTAGTAGCAGTGAGGAGCCAAGAACCAGTGAAGAATCTGCTATAACTGAGGAGCCTAGTACCAGCCAAGCACCAAAGACCAGCGAAGAACCTTCTACAACTGATGAATCTAGTACAAGTCAAGAGCTGAGCACCACCGAAGAACCTCGTACCACTGAAAAATCTCCTCCAAGTGATGCACCCAGCACTACTGTAGAACCAATCACCACAAACGATCCTGCTACTAGTGAAAAATCAACCCATAGTGAGAATCCGGTAACCCCTGAGAAACCTGCTACTACTGAGAAATTGAGTACCACTGCAAAATCCGATACGAGCATAACGCCAACTACACCTACACCAAGACCATCATTTGAATGCCCTTATGAGGGATTTTTCCCGCGTCCCAATGCTTGCAAGAAATTCTCGTACTGTACAATGTATAGGGGCCAACTAAGGCAGTTTGATCTAAAATGCCCTCGTGGTCAAAAATTCAACAAAGAAAACCTTTATTGTGATCCCGAATCCCATTGTATTGAAAACGATTACTCATCTGAAGAGGAGCATCGCAAATCATTTGAATGCAGAGTAGAGGGCACGTATCCTCATCAATATGATTGTACCAAATATTATACATGCAAATGGAGCAGACAACATCGCGCCTTCATGCAAACGCCCAGTGTATGCCCGAGCGGTAAAGTCTATCTCCTCGAGACTCGAGCGTGCGGTAGAGAGAGCTTCCTGACATGCCTGCATCGTCCGATTGGTTCAAAGCACCACAATTATGAGGAATCAgaacatttctaa
- the LOC128858390 gene encoding uncharacterized protein LOC128858390 isoform X2 has protein sequence MKLEILVLLVLCSCFLLLTQKTLGQEVDLTAGDYGENTTPTNAGEEDTSDIQENQATYTTLSEEDKLGPTESSGDNITSFEILTVPKEVIEPEVQLLVGTPTEIEYLVTNNQEDPTATLDREISKSEYFPNKVEEDIATKKNIATINVKNLMAEEVIKLVKTLEMEDTTINAVEVTEATTEELTTMETPVSISNEIASTRMAETNSERIVTDEPWKEIISETETSATTTLCHTPGTFADENDCRSYFICSATVTNQLQKTQKICPFGQAFDKTRLLCSRDLSPCADVFDCPKDGTFADPTNNSTYYWCATSLLNAGYHIYHVKCGTNQIYTHELGKCFINMSHLEDLTQNYELYMSKSPDEQCVHEEVSILRTEEKVKLKELKLREKIKRKYEKELMKKAAKDAKELAKLQGISLEAEMIFNCTQAGKFAAMSESFFDYFVCLSKKGKYKAVGMKCVDGQTFSAAKGSCTLQSSD, from the exons ATGAAACTAGAAATATTGGTGTTGCTTGTGTTATGCAGCTGCTTTTTG CTTCTAACACAGAAAACACTTGGACAAGAAGTAGATTTGACAGCCGGCGATTATGGAGAAAACACAACCCCAACTAATGCTGGCGAAGAGGATACTAGTG ATATACAAGAAAATCAAGCAACATACACAACACTCAGCGAAGAGGACAAGTTGGGTCCCACTGAAAGTAGCGGCGATAACATCACTAGCTTCGAAATACTGACAGTGCCAAAAGAAGTCATCGAGCCTGAAGTTCAATTATTAGTTGGGACACCAACAGAAATTGAGTACCTTGTAACTAACAACCAGGAAGATCCTACAGCTACCTTGGATAGAGAAATTTCGAAATCAGAATATTTTCCCAACAAAGTTGAGGAGGACATAGCaactaagaaaaatattgcgacaATAAAT GTCAAAAACTTAATGGCTGAAGAGGTAATCAAACTCGTTAAAACGCTTGAGATGGAAGATACAACTATAAATGCAGTAGAAGTGACTGAAGCCACTACTGAAGAGCTTACGACAATGGAAACTCCAGTTTCTATCTCAAATGAAATTGCTAGTACGAGAATGGCTGAGACAAACAGTGAGCGCATCGTAACAGACGAACCGTGGAAAGAAATTATTTCTGAAACCGAAACAAGCGCAACAACAACTTTATGCCATACACCTGGAACTTTTGCGGACGAAAATGACTGccgttcatattttatttgctcAGCAACTGTGACAAATCAACTtcaaaagacgcaaaaaatttgTCCTTTTGGACAAGCTTTCGATAAGACGCGTTTGCTTTGCTCCCGTGACCTTTCGCCATGCGCTGATGTTTTCGATTGCCCAAAGGACGGTACATTTGCCGATCCAACTAATAACTCAACCTATTATTGGTGTGCGACATCTCTTTTGAATGCTGGATATCACATCTATCATGTGAAATGTGGCACTAACCAGATCTATACCCATGAGTTGGGTAAATGTTTCATTAATATGTCACATTTAGAGGATTTGACACAGAACTATGAATTGTATATGAGTAAATCACCAGATGAGCAGTGCGTACACGAAGAGGTAAGCATTTTGCGAACCGAGGAAAAAGTGAAACTCAAAGAGTTGAAGCTGCGTGAgaaaataaagcgaaaatacgaaaaagagTTGATGAAGAAAGCCGCAAAAGACGCAAAGGAGCTGGCTAAATTGCAAGGCATATCACTAGAAGccgaaatgatttttaattgcaCTCAGGCAGGAAAGTTTGCTGCAATGTCCGAAAGCTTTTTTGACTATTTCGTATGTTTGAGCaagaaaggaaaatataaagCTGTTGGCATGAAATGCGTCGACGGACAAACTTTTTCAGCCGCTAAAGGTTCTTGCACGCTGCAGAGTAGCGACTAA